The following are encoded together in the Thalassomonas haliotis genome:
- the tssH gene encoding type VI secretion system ATPase TssH: MPQVNLTNLIAKLDPASKRALEMAAGDAMNSHCPAIEIEHWLIQLVYKPDAELSRFLQSQNITPDQLVGELSTKLEKLSKGFEGQPTLSGDLTELVKNAWLMATVDFGHSQLTPLHLLLASQQKNDFGATIMPLKALENYSESALKAQISKLKVASGSGTVAGPAVAGAVSGDALDKYTSNLTELARNGQLDQVLGRNQEVRTAIDILCRKRQNNPILVGEPGVGKTAVAEGLAIRIASGEVPAVIRDVEIHSLDLGLLQAGASVKGEFENRLKDVINEVKNSEKPIIVFIDEAHTLIGAGGAEGQNDAANLLKPALARGEFRTVAATTWAEYKKYFEKDPALTRRFQVVKVEEPGAEDAIQMLRGVAESLKKHHKVYIRESAVEAAVNLSIRYLPSRMLPDKAISLLDTSCARIALTQGAKPESIESLEQQLMYLNNELEVMGRENAIFDNADFELEKLKDTIADTETQLTALNGRWQQELELVDEVLALQTEVSDNLESGDQDDEKHSLLNNKLSALEALQAGEPLVNAMVDDITIAQVVAAWTGIPVGNMLHDEVKKLLTIEDELHKRVIGQSTAISELAKSIRISRAGLTDSRKPIGVFLMCGPSGVGKTETAVALTDLLYGGSNDMTVINMTEFKEEHKISMLLGAPAGYVGFGKGGVLTEAVRRNPYSVLLLDEMEKAHPGVHDLFYQIFDKGSIQDSEGRSVDFRNTIIIMTSNAADQAICDVCEQEPERLANEELVTRIRPALQEYFKPAFLGRATVVPYYPLNNEELSKICDIALNRIRKKLAEQYKASFSYDDAFVQYVISKNSDPTTGARGIEQIINRSLMPRLAEQCITLLSEGKAINSVEVSCSDVDDFEVIIN; the protein is encoded by the coding sequence ATGCCACAGGTAAACTTAACCAATTTAATCGCCAAACTCGATCCTGCTTCTAAGCGGGCATTAGAGATGGCCGCCGGCGATGCCATGAACAGCCACTGCCCGGCGATAGAAATTGAGCATTGGTTAATCCAGTTAGTCTATAAACCCGACGCCGAGTTAAGCCGGTTTCTCCAGAGCCAGAACATCACCCCGGATCAGCTGGTAGGGGAGTTATCCACTAAGCTGGAAAAACTCAGCAAAGGTTTTGAAGGCCAGCCGACTTTAAGCGGCGATTTAACCGAATTGGTGAAAAATGCCTGGCTGATGGCCACGGTGGATTTTGGCCATAGCCAGCTGACGCCCTTACATTTGTTGTTGGCGAGTCAGCAGAAGAATGACTTTGGTGCGACTATTATGCCGTTAAAGGCGTTGGAGAATTATTCCGAGTCGGCATTAAAGGCGCAAATCTCGAAATTAAAAGTCGCCTCAGGCAGCGGTACTGTGGCCGGTCCTGCGGTTGCCGGTGCCGTTTCCGGCGATGCCCTGGACAAGTATACCTCTAACCTGACCGAGCTGGCGCGTAACGGCCAATTGGATCAGGTACTGGGACGTAACCAGGAAGTACGCACCGCCATTGATATTTTATGCCGTAAGCGGCAAAACAACCCTATCCTGGTGGGTGAACCCGGAGTTGGTAAAACCGCAGTAGCAGAAGGCCTGGCGATACGCATTGCCTCAGGGGAAGTGCCTGCGGTGATCCGCGATGTCGAAATCCACAGCCTGGATCTGGGGCTGCTGCAGGCAGGCGCCAGTGTTAAAGGGGAATTTGAGAACCGTCTTAAAGATGTTATCAATGAAGTGAAAAATTCGGAAAAGCCGATCATTGTCTTTATTGATGAAGCTCATACTTTAATTGGTGCCGGTGGCGCCGAAGGCCAGAACGATGCCGCCAACTTACTTAAACCGGCACTGGCCCGCGGCGAGTTCCGCACGGTTGCCGCCACAACCTGGGCGGAATATAAAAAATACTTTGAAAAAGACCCGGCACTGACCCGCCGCTTCCAGGTGGTAAAAGTGGAAGAACCGGGGGCGGAAGATGCGATCCAGATGCTCAGGGGCGTGGCCGAATCCCTGAAAAAACATCATAAGGTTTATATCCGCGAATCTGCGGTCGAGGCTGCGGTTAACCTTTCTATCCGCTACCTGCCATCGCGTATGTTGCCGGATAAAGCCATTAGTCTGCTTGATACCAGCTGTGCCCGTATTGCCCTGACCCAGGGGGCCAAACCTGAGTCTATCGAGTCGCTTGAGCAGCAGCTGATGTACCTGAACAATGAGCTGGAAGTAATGGGGCGGGAAAATGCCATTTTTGACAATGCCGACTTTGAACTGGAAAAGCTTAAAGATACTATTGCCGATACCGAAACTCAGTTAACCGCCTTAAACGGGCGCTGGCAGCAAGAGCTGGAGCTGGTGGATGAGGTACTCGCGCTGCAAACCGAGGTCAGCGACAATCTTGAAAGCGGTGATCAGGACGATGAGAAGCATAGCTTGCTTAACAACAAGCTGTCGGCACTGGAAGCCCTGCAGGCGGGGGAGCCGCTGGTTAATGCCATGGTGGATGATATCACCATCGCCCAGGTGGTTGCTGCCTGGACCGGCATTCCTGTCGGTAACATGTTACACGATGAAGTAAAGAAATTACTGACCATAGAAGATGAACTGCATAAGCGGGTGATCGGCCAGAGCACAGCCATCAGCGAGCTGGCCAAGAGTATCCGGATTTCCCGTGCCGGGTTAACCGATAGCCGTAAACCTATCGGTGTGTTCCTGATGTGTGGCCCGAGCGGGGTCGGTAAAACCGAAACTGCCGTCGCCCTGACCGATTTATTGTACGGCGGCAGCAATGATATGACGGTTATCAATATGACCGAATTTAAGGAAGAGCATAAGATTTCCATGCTGTTGGGCGCACCTGCCGGTTATGTCGGTTTCGGCAAGGGCGGGGTGCTTACCGAAGCGGTCAGGCGCAACCCATATTCTGTGTTGCTGCTTGATGAAATGGAAAAGGCCCATCCGGGTGTACATGATCTGTTTTACCAAATCTTCGATAAAGGCAGCATTCAGGACAGTGAAGGTCGCAGCGTAGACTTTCGCAATACCATTATTATCATGACCTCCAATGCCGCCGATCAGGCAATTTGCGATGTTTGTGAGCAGGAGCCTGAGCGTTTAGCCAATGAAGAGCTGGTTACCCGGATACGTCCGGCGTTGCAGGAATACTTTAAACCGGCTTTCCTTGGCCGTGCCACGGTCGTGCCTTATTATCCGCTTAATAACGAAGAGCTAAGCAAAATTTGTGATATTGCCCTTAACCGCATCCGCAAAAAACTGGCGGAGCAATATAAGGCGAGCTTCAGCTACGACGACGCTTTTGTGCAATATGTGATCAGTAAAAACAGCGACCCGACTACCGGCGCGCGGGGCATAGAGCAAATCATTAACCGCTCGCTGATGCCGCGCCTGGCGGAGCAGTGCATTACTTTGCTCAGCGAAGGCAAAGCCATTAACTCGGTTGAGGTAAGTTGCTCTGATGTGGACGATTTTGAAGTTATAATCAACTAG
- a CDS encoding type VI secretion system baseplate subunit TssG: protein MSIVEQALSRPEQFDLVQLIRIINRYTQTAQQPFELVLEADPMPNNRYASISDFSLSGTQAKITSCETSLSSGNAVVPVYIYEELLKAFHNEEYALYDFLNIFNDRYFHLYARTVEKSYLLLTEESDRFFARDRHNATRQQEQLLDCIAALSGLPAGEQTKNWLGYGLMLGMPNRSRYQLQQVLQDYFSLSLSVRSKALSKHQLTEESWTRIGGAKPQNNQLGQGFLLGQRCYLAQQRLIITIEPENADQLAHLYQSKNWYLEMADMARCYLRDKTEIEIYLKAPDNWFKRMALSPVPGESVRLGMGFHIKSSQQHHDVVYLIHLVKD from the coding sequence ATGTCTATAGTTGAGCAGGCGTTAAGCAGGCCTGAGCAGTTTGACCTGGTGCAGCTTATCCGCATCATCAACCGCTATACCCAGACGGCGCAACAGCCGTTTGAGCTGGTGCTTGAAGCCGATCCTATGCCCAATAACCGCTATGCCAGCATCAGTGATTTTAGTCTTTCCGGCACTCAGGCGAAGATCACCAGCTGTGAAACTTCCCTGAGTTCGGGTAATGCCGTGGTGCCGGTTTATATCTATGAAGAATTGCTTAAGGCATTTCACAATGAAGAATATGCCTTATATGACTTTCTTAATATTTTTAACGACAGGTATTTTCACCTCTATGCCCGTACGGTGGAAAAGTCCTATTTATTGCTGACGGAAGAAAGCGACCGCTTTTTTGCCCGCGATCGCCATAACGCCACCCGGCAGCAGGAACAGTTGCTTGATTGCATTGCCGCCTTAAGCGGTTTACCTGCCGGCGAGCAAACGAAAAACTGGCTGGGTTACGGCCTGATGCTGGGAATGCCCAACCGCTCCCGATACCAGTTACAGCAGGTATTGCAGGATTATTTTTCGTTAAGCTTATCGGTGCGCAGTAAAGCCCTGAGCAAACACCAGTTAACGGAAGAAAGCTGGACCCGCATCGGCGGCGCTAAACCGCAAAACAACCAGCTCGGCCAGGGATTTTTACTGGGGCAGAGATGTTACCTGGCGCAGCAGCGCCTGATCATCACCATAGAGCCGGAAAATGCCGATCAGCTGGCGCATTTATACCAGAGTAAAAACTGGTACCTGGAAATGGCGGATATGGCCCGCTGTTATTTACGGGATAAAACCGAAATAGAAATCTACTTAAAAGCGCCGGACAACTGGTTTAAACGTATGGCCCTGAGTCCTGTTCCGGGCGAGAGTGTCCGCCTGGGCATGGGATTTCATATAAAAAGTTCGCAACAACATCATGATGTTGTTTATTTGATTCACTTAGTAAAGGATTAA
- a CDS encoding transporter substrate-binding domain-containing protein — protein MLKLIPLLLWLHSQMAWGVGPDRLMLSTQEWPPYQSYSEDQISGLAVSRVKCVLRQMEQPYQLTMTNWAKAQLNVQNNVQHGFFITEKTPERDRYAVFSKPMISHHWYWYYSNALTDTSISDINKLKWKVSAKFGSQKWFYLHNNGYDVVKKPRNMKNLLDMLLHNEVDAILVDELAMQVELKRKGMTANSFRNRLVATKPMGVYFNKRFVNRYPGFMEEFNQAVGTCSEQ, from the coding sequence ATGTTAAAACTTATTCCCCTGTTATTATGGCTGCACTCCCAGATGGCATGGGGGGTTGGGCCGGACAGACTGATGCTGAGTACCCAGGAGTGGCCGCCATACCAAAGTTATTCTGAAGATCAGATTTCCGGACTGGCGGTAAGTCGGGTAAAATGCGTGCTCAGGCAAATGGAACAGCCGTATCAGCTGACCATGACCAACTGGGCCAAGGCGCAGCTGAACGTGCAAAACAATGTACAGCACGGCTTTTTTATTACCGAAAAAACGCCGGAGCGTGACCGCTATGCGGTATTCTCCAAGCCGATGATCAGCCATCACTGGTACTGGTATTATTCCAATGCGTTAACGGATACCAGTATCTCGGATATCAATAAGCTCAAATGGAAGGTCAGCGCCAAGTTCGGCTCGCAAAAGTGGTTTTATTTGCATAACAATGGTTATGACGTGGTTAAAAAACCACGCAATATGAAGAATTTACTGGATATGTTGTTACATAACGAAGTGGATGCCATTTTAGTCGATGAACTGGCGATGCAGGTGGAATTAAAACGTAAAGGCATGACGGCGAACAGCTTTCGTAACCGTTTAGTCGCCACTAAACCTATGGGGGTTTATTTTAATAAACGCTTTGTTAATCGTTACCCCGGGTTTATGGAAGAATTTAACCAGGCAGTTGGCACCTGCTCAGAACAATAA